One Gemmatimonadota bacterium DNA window includes the following coding sequences:
- the fdhF gene encoding formate dehydrogenase subunit alpha: MNSRTVTLTIDGRSLAAPESATIWEAARTAGIDIPTLCHDPKLEPVAVCRVCVVDVENARTLPAACIRQVEEGMNVRTDTDRVRRARRTLVELLEAGQPPVDDRRKSVEQDELAHLGAQLQSDPSRYAATCANPPLEPDLSSPVIAVDLNACILCDRCIRACDDVQVNDVIGRSGKGCETRIAFDNGLPLGGSSCVSCGECVATCPTGALTDKRLVDTGVNGSDAGAYGSGSTANGSGSAANGSGSAANSSGSGAYESDAAANVPGADPDATLGGSGTRQVDSICPYCGVGCGISYHVRNGRIESVTGRDDTHTEGRLCVKGRYGYDYAHHPQRLTKPLVRREDAYPKQPLSADFEDYRDFRRSLRSTEWNDRIREVFREAEWDEALDLAARRLLEIKKTLGPGALAGFGSAKVTNEEAYLFQKLIRVVFGTNNVDHCTRLCHASSVAALTEAIGSGAVSNAFQEVLETDVIFVIGSNTEDNHPVAASYMKQAVARGVRMIVLDPRRPTIADHATRYVRFKPGTDIALLNGLMHVILREGLQDRDFIARRTERFDTLEPFLARYTPEMASRITGVPPSVIEEVALEYGRAERAMIFWGMGISQHVNGTDNARALISLCLMTGNIGRRGTGLHPLRGQNNVQGASDVGLIPRFYPGYQSADDPEVQKRFEAAWDTALDPDSGLTVVEIMHGALDGSIAGMLMMGENPFLSDPNMNKVRKALQRLSFLVVQDVFLTETAEFADVILPASTAAEKRGTYVNTNRMVQIGRQAIEPPGEARLDGDILIDLANRMIRMEQGESGPRWAYDGPESVWEEIVALTPIFQGITYEAMEQDTVVWPLEEPVLFTGDFPQGRGRFTPVSFAPPDELPDDEYPFVLNTGRVLEHWHTGTMTRRARALDAISPEPFVEMTPGDLKRLGVEAGDPVSVSSRRGAITLKAKSSGRVADGSVFIPFHFKEAAANILTNDALDPDGKIPEFKFCAVAVYPAPSSD; the protein is encoded by the coding sequence ATGAATAGTCGCACCGTCACGCTGACGATCGACGGCAGAAGCCTTGCCGCACCGGAGAGCGCCACAATCTGGGAAGCGGCGCGCACCGCCGGTATCGACATCCCCACCCTGTGCCACGACCCTAAACTGGAACCGGTCGCCGTGTGCCGCGTCTGCGTGGTCGACGTAGAGAACGCCCGCACGTTGCCGGCAGCCTGCATCCGGCAGGTCGAAGAAGGCATGAACGTGCGCACGGACACGGACCGGGTGCGCAGGGCGCGCCGCACCCTCGTGGAACTGCTGGAGGCCGGGCAACCGCCCGTGGATGACCGCAGAAAGTCCGTCGAACAGGACGAACTCGCGCACCTGGGTGCTCAGCTTCAGTCCGATCCTTCGCGTTACGCCGCCACATGCGCGAACCCTCCACTGGAGCCCGACCTGTCCTCGCCCGTCATCGCGGTGGACCTGAACGCGTGCATCCTGTGCGACCGGTGCATCCGCGCCTGCGACGACGTGCAGGTGAACGACGTCATCGGCCGATCGGGCAAGGGATGCGAAACGCGCATCGCCTTCGATAACGGCCTGCCCCTGGGCGGGTCTTCCTGCGTGTCCTGCGGTGAATGCGTGGCCACCTGTCCCACCGGCGCCCTCACCGACAAGCGACTGGTCGATACCGGGGTGAACGGGTCCGACGCCGGGGCGTACGGTTCCGGCTCCACGGCGAACGGTTCCGGCTCCGCGGCGAACGGTTCCGGCTCCGCGGCGAATAGTTCCGGCTCCGGGGCGTATGAATCCGATGCCGCCGCGAACGTCCCCGGGGCCGACCCCGACGCCACGCTTGGTGGCTCCGGTACCCGGCAGGTCGATTCCATCTGCCCCTATTGCGGCGTGGGCTGCGGGATCTCGTACCACGTGCGTAATGGCCGTATCGAGAGCGTCACCGGCCGGGACGATACCCACACCGAGGGCCGGTTGTGCGTCAAGGGGCGGTACGGCTACGACTACGCGCATCATCCCCAGCGTCTCACGAAGCCCCTCGTCCGCCGGGAGGACGCCTATCCGAAACAGCCGCTGTCGGCGGACTTCGAGGACTACCGGGACTTCCGCCGCTCGCTCCGGTCGACGGAATGGAACGACCGCATACGGGAGGTGTTCCGCGAGGCCGAGTGGGACGAGGCGCTGGACCTGGCGGCGCGTCGGTTGCTGGAGATCAAGAAAACGCTCGGTCCGGGCGCGCTGGCGGGTTTCGGATCGGCCAAGGTGACCAATGAAGAGGCCTACCTTTTCCAGAAACTGATCCGGGTGGTCTTCGGCACCAACAACGTCGACCACTGCACGCGCCTCTGCCACGCCTCGTCCGTGGCGGCCCTCACCGAGGCGATCGGCAGCGGGGCGGTCTCCAACGCTTTCCAGGAAGTCCTCGAGACCGATGTCATCTTCGTGATCGGTTCGAACACAGAAGACAACCACCCCGTGGCCGCGTCCTACATGAAACAGGCTGTAGCCCGTGGTGTCCGGATGATCGTACTCGATCCCCGGCGGCCGACCATCGCCGATCACGCGACCCGGTACGTGCGGTTCAAGCCCGGCACGGACATCGCGCTGCTGAACGGGCTGATGCACGTGATCCTCCGGGAGGGCCTGCAGGACCGGGACTTCATCGCGCGCCGGACCGAACGCTTCGATACGCTGGAACCCTTCCTGGCACGCTATACGCCAGAGATGGCATCCCGAATTACGGGCGTTCCGCCATCGGTGATCGAGGAGGTGGCCCTGGAGTACGGCCGCGCAGAGCGCGCCATGATTTTCTGGGGCATGGGCATCAGCCAACACGTCAACGGTACGGACAATGCGAGAGCGCTGATCTCCCTTTGCCTCATGACGGGCAACATCGGCCGCCGGGGTACGGGCCTGCACCCGCTGCGGGGCCAGAACAACGTGCAGGGCGCATCCGACGTGGGACTGATTCCCAGGTTCTATCCCGGCTATCAGTCCGCGGACGACCCGGAGGTGCAAAAGCGTTTCGAGGCGGCATGGGATACCGCGCTCGACCCAGACTCCGGACTTACGGTCGTGGAAATCATGCACGGCGCCCTCGACGGAAGCATCGCGGGCATGCTCATGATGGGCGAGAATCCCTTCCTTTCGGACCCGAACATGAACAAGGTCAGAAAGGCCCTGCAGCGGCTTTCGTTCCTCGTCGTGCAGGATGTCTTCCTGACGGAGACCGCGGAGTTCGCCGACGTGATCCTGCCCGCCTCCACCGCGGCGGAGAAACGAGGGACCTATGTCAACACGAACCGCATGGTGCAGATCGGCAGGCAGGCGATCGAGCCGCCCGGCGAGGCCCGTCTGGACGGGGATATCCTGATCGACCTGGCTAACCGGATGATCCGCATGGAACAGGGGGAAAGCGGCCCGCGCTGGGCATACGACGGACCGGAATCGGTCTGGGAGGAAATCGTCGCGCTGACCCCCATATTCCAGGGCATCACCTACGAGGCGATGGAGCAGGACACTGTGGTCTGGCCCCTGGAAGAACCCGTGCTGTTCACCGGCGACTTTCCCCAGGGCCGGGGCCGGTTCACGCCCGTATCCTTCGCCCCGCCGGACGAACTGCCGGATGACGAATACCCCTTCGTGCTGAACACAGGACGCGTTCTGGAGCACTGGCACACGGGCACCATGACGCGCCGGGCCCGGGCACTCGACGCCATTTCGCCGGAGCCCTTCGTCGAGATGACGCCCGGGGACCTGAAACGCCTGGGTGTCGAAGCAGGCGACCCGGTGTCCGTATCCTCGCGACGGGGCGCCATAACCCTCAAGGCGAAGTCTTCCGGACGCGTCGCCGACGGCAGTGTCTTCATCCCCTTCCACTTCAAGGAAGCCGCGGCCAACATCCTGACCAACGATGCCCTGGACCCCGACGGCAAAATCCCCGAGTTCAAGTTCTGCGCGGTGGCCGTGTATCCAGCGCCATCGAGTGATTAG
- the nuoF gene encoding NADH-quinone oxidoreductase subunit NuoF, which produces MLIDDLREIQSRHGFLPEEELKSLSERKGIPLYEVHGVASFYPHFRLKPPPAASLRVCTDLSCHLHGACDVLETLRESVRYAGLDQWEVSGVSCLGQCDGAPAVSINGRSYRSMTGERLGRYVSRLAADGKIARQPIRRTIGPGCIDPYEHPLAAESLKQWVSRGDTEGLVQAVKDSGLRGMGGAGFPTGVKWDLVRKTESGVKYAICNADESEPGTFKDREILYHYPHLVIEGLILGGLAVGADKGYLFLRHEYDREREVLERAIKAFYSAGYLGGGLLGSAHSFHLEIFDSPGGYICGEETALLEAMEGKRAEPRNKPPFPGTHGLHGRPTLINNVETFAWVPAILQRGADWFRSRGVNGATGRKYVALSGHVNRPGVYEIPLGTRVCDLIRDYGGGVAGGHELLAFSPGGTSSGFLPASMADIPLDFKPLADAGSMLGSGAVIVLAEGSDMADLARNAVTFFRNESCGKCVPCRTGTEHLVRLLDTILEGDARPDALEPVADVAEAMELTSICGLGQAAALPLTSVIKHFPSAFESRGCRPEGHGENIGGVSDE; this is translated from the coding sequence ATGTTGATCGATGATCTGAGAGAAATACAGTCGCGTCACGGGTTTCTGCCCGAAGAGGAATTGAAATCCCTTTCCGAACGCAAGGGCATTCCGCTCTATGAAGTCCATGGCGTGGCCAGTTTCTATCCACACTTCCGGCTGAAGCCTCCTCCCGCGGCCTCACTGCGAGTCTGTACCGATCTTTCGTGCCATCTCCACGGGGCCTGCGACGTGCTGGAGACCCTGCGGGAATCCGTGCGCTACGCCGGCCTGGACCAGTGGGAAGTCTCCGGGGTTTCCTGTCTCGGCCAGTGCGACGGCGCACCGGCGGTCTCGATCAACGGCCGCAGCTACCGTTCCATGACCGGAGAGCGGCTCGGACGGTATGTTTCCCGCCTGGCCGCCGACGGAAAGATCGCCCGTCAGCCCATTCGGCGAACGATCGGTCCTGGTTGCATCGATCCCTATGAACACCCGCTGGCCGCGGAGTCCCTGAAACAGTGGGTCTCACGCGGCGACACGGAAGGGCTGGTGCAGGCCGTCAAGGACAGCGGGCTGCGCGGAATGGGCGGGGCCGGGTTCCCGACCGGCGTCAAGTGGGACCTCGTACGTAAAACGGAGTCCGGCGTGAAGTACGCGATCTGCAACGCGGATGAGAGCGAACCGGGCACGTTCAAGGACCGCGAGATCCTCTACCACTACCCCCATCTCGTCATCGAGGGCCTGATCCTGGGCGGTCTCGCCGTAGGGGCCGACAAGGGATACCTGTTCCTTCGCCACGAATATGACCGCGAGCGTGAAGTGCTCGAGCGGGCGATCAAGGCGTTCTATTCGGCCGGTTACCTGGGCGGCGGCTTGCTGGGTTCGGCCCATTCGTTTCACCTTGAGATCTTCGACAGTCCGGGAGGATACATCTGCGGAGAGGAGACGGCCCTGCTCGAAGCAATGGAAGGGAAAAGGGCCGAGCCTCGCAACAAGCCGCCTTTTCCCGGCACGCACGGGCTTCACGGACGGCCCACCTTGATCAACAACGTCGAAACCTTCGCCTGGGTGCCCGCCATCCTGCAACGCGGCGCCGACTGGTTCCGGTCCCGGGGGGTTAACGGAGCGACTGGACGCAAATACGTCGCTTTGAGCGGTCACGTCAACCGGCCCGGTGTATACGAGATTCCACTCGGAACCAGGGTCTGCGACCTCATCCGGGACTACGGGGGCGGTGTCGCCGGGGGGCACGAACTGCTGGCCTTCTCTCCCGGGGGCACGTCATCGGGTTTCCTGCCGGCTTCCATGGCGGATATCCCCCTCGATTTCAAACCGCTGGCCGATGCCGGCTCCATGCTGGGTTCCGGGGCAGTCATCGTACTGGCCGAAGGGTCGGACATGGCGGACCTGGCACGGAACGCGGTGACATTCTTCCGTAACGAGTCCTGCGGCAAGTGCGTGCCCTGCCGTACGGGTACGGAGCACCTGGTCCGGTTGCTGGATACGATCCTGGAGGGAGACGCCCGGCCCGATGCACTGGAACCCGTGGCGGACGTCGCCGAGGCGATGGAACTCACCTCGATCTGCGGTCTGGGCCAGGCCGCCGCGCTGCCCCTTACCTCGGTGATCAAGCATTTTCCCTCCGCCTTCGAATCACGTGGCTGTCGACCGGAAGGCCACGGGGAGAATATCGGGGGCGTTTCGGATGAATAG
- a CDS encoding phosphodiesterase translates to MRIVQLSDPHIVPAAQQPVHGQDTLERLRAAVDAVNRLNPSPDLVVMTGDQSNDGNEASYLALKDVLTHLRFPCHMALGNHDYRPVFRRVMLEDTDADSAPYYYALDRSAHRIIVLDTQDEGEVSGRLDDDQLEWLEQELSSAQSSVICMHHPPVPVGVAWMDELILLDNERFLEICRTAASLRLILCGHVHHDFRMDLGHTTVLTAPSVGLQFRKDPVVKPDGTRVIATDEPAAFRIVDIDGPHWKTSIHQLSL, encoded by the coding sequence ATGCGCATCGTCCAACTTTCCGATCCCCACATCGTTCCAGCGGCACAACAGCCCGTGCACGGCCAGGATACCCTGGAACGACTGCGGGCCGCCGTAGACGCCGTCAACCGGTTGAACCCTTCGCCCGATCTCGTCGTGATGACGGGCGACCAGAGCAACGACGGTAACGAAGCATCGTACCTTGCCTTAAAGGACGTCCTCACTCACCTTCGCTTTCCCTGTCACATGGCCCTGGGCAATCACGACTACAGGCCGGTCTTCCGGCGGGTCATGCTGGAAGATACCGATGCGGATTCAGCCCCCTACTACTATGCCCTGGACCGTTCGGCCCACCGGATTATAGTGCTCGATACCCAGGACGAGGGCGAGGTATCGGGAAGGCTTGACGACGACCAGTTGGAGTGGTTGGAGCAGGAGCTGTCCTCCGCCCAGTCATCGGTCATCTGCATGCATCACCCGCCGGTACCGGTCGGTGTCGCCTGGATGGATGAACTGATACTGCTGGATAACGAGCGGTTTCTGGAGATTTGCAGAACCGCGGCCTCGTTGCGCCTGATCCTGTGCGGCCACGTGCACCACGACTTCCGCATGGACCTGGGCCACACCACGGTCCTGACCGCGCCGAGTGTGGGCCTGCAATTCCGTAAGGACCCCGTGGTCAAGCCGGACGGCACCCGCGTCATCGCGACGGACGAACCCGCGGCCTTCCGCATCGTCGATATCGACGGCCCGCACTGGAAGACCTCGATTCACCAGCTCAGCCTGTGA
- a CDS encoding leucyl aminopeptidase, producing the protein MQIDVKIGRIGSEVDTTVVIGLFTEDRLEESDTAVMESALHRYLRDVLALGDFKGNDQEVAVLYPLGQAPPDRVILVGLGSREEFTLETARRASGVAVKRALKLGVSELSIAVHGEGGPGGPGAPDDPGGPGGPNAPDGPGGPGGPNAPDGPGVPGPELRDCAQATVEGLLLGAYRYDGFKTGDTDRPALESVAVVTSKRAQAYEIRDGIEAGRISTAGTALARDLSNAPGNAMTPRKLAAAARKMAGETGMKCRVLTRKDIEKERMGALLAVNAGSEEPPRFIVLEHGEASDGSDTLVFIGKGITFDSGGISIKSSGGMEEMKHDMSGAAAVIGAMQSIAMSKPSLHVVGLVPATENLPDGRALKPGDIISTRSGKTIEVINTDAEGRLVLADALEYAERYRPAAVIDLATLTGACVVALGHAATGMMGNDDGLQDRVRTAGETAGERVWPLPLWKDYHDQIKSHIADVKNTGGRWAGALTAGAFLAKFVERPWVHLDIAGTAYTDASKPYCPKGATGVGVRLLLQLVKDWNS; encoded by the coding sequence ATGCAAATTGACGTGAAAATCGGACGGATCGGATCGGAAGTAGACACTACCGTGGTCATCGGGCTATTCACGGAGGATCGGCTCGAAGAGAGCGACACCGCGGTCATGGAATCCGCCTTACACCGGTATCTGCGAGACGTGTTGGCCCTGGGAGATTTCAAGGGCAATGACCAGGAAGTCGCGGTGCTGTACCCGCTCGGTCAGGCGCCGCCGGACCGTGTTATCCTCGTGGGACTCGGGTCGCGCGAGGAGTTTACCCTTGAAACGGCACGACGCGCATCCGGTGTCGCCGTCAAACGGGCACTGAAGCTCGGCGTATCCGAATTATCCATAGCCGTGCACGGAGAGGGCGGACCGGGCGGCCCAGGCGCACCAGACGACCCGGGCGGACCGGGCGGCCCGAACGCACCAGACGGCCCAGGCGGCCCAGGCGGCCCGAACGCACCAGACGGCCCAGGCGTGCCGGGACCCGAGCTCAGGGACTGCGCGCAGGCCACGGTGGAAGGCCTGTTGCTGGGCGCGTACCGGTACGACGGCTTCAAAACCGGCGATACGGATCGCCCCGCGCTCGAGTCGGTGGCCGTCGTAACTTCGAAACGGGCGCAGGCCTATGAAATCAGGGACGGGATCGAAGCCGGCCGAATAAGCACCGCGGGCACGGCCCTGGCACGGGACCTTTCAAACGCGCCCGGCAATGCGATGACCCCGCGCAAGCTGGCGGCCGCCGCCCGGAAAATGGCCGGGGAAACCGGAATGAAATGCCGCGTCCTGACGCGGAAGGACATCGAAAAGGAGCGCATGGGCGCCCTGCTCGCCGTCAACGCCGGCAGCGAGGAGCCGCCTCGATTCATCGTACTGGAACACGGCGAAGCGTCCGACGGATCGGATACGCTGGTATTCATCGGCAAGGGCATCACCTTCGACAGCGGCGGCATATCCATCAAATCGAGCGGCGGCATGGAGGAAATGAAGCACGACATGTCCGGTGCAGCCGCCGTGATCGGCGCGATGCAGTCCATCGCCATGTCGAAACCGTCCCTGCACGTGGTGGGACTCGTACCGGCCACCGAAAACCTCCCGGACGGCAGAGCACTGAAACCCGGAGACATCATCTCGACCCGATCGGGCAAGACGATCGAAGTGATCAATACCGATGCCGAAGGGCGCCTCGTACTCGCAGACGCCCTGGAGTACGCGGAGCGGTACCGCCCGGCCGCGGTCATCGACCTGGCCACGTTGACGGGAGCGTGCGTGGTCGCCCTCGGACACGCCGCAACGGGGATGATGGGCAATGACGACGGGTTGCAGGACCGGGTCCGTACAGCCGGAGAAACCGCGGGTGAGCGGGTCTGGCCGCTTCCGCTGTGGAAGGACTACCACGACCAGATCAAGAGCCATATCGCCGACGTGAAGAACACCGGAGGACGGTGGGCCGGTGCACTGACCGCGGGCGCATTCCTGGCGAAGTTCGTCGAACGTCCCTGGGTCCATCTGGACATCGCGGGGACCGCGTATACGGATGCGAGCAAGCCATATTGCCCGAAAGGAGCCACGGGAGTGGGGGTACGACTGCTGCTGCAACTGGTAAAGGACTGGAACAGCTGA
- a CDS encoding heterodisulfide reductase-related iron-sulfur binding cluster, which yields MSTQNRLVDEYDKFLDCVHCGLCLPACPTYTELGVEMDSPRGRIHLMRAYADGRIELTDHFETHISGCLDCRACETACPAGVHYGSLVEAARAEIVEKRPRPFLGRLFRNLVFGRLLPSRFLLTVVFLPVRWYQALGLQKLARRLGLTKWLPSRLRGMEAMMPEMPSASMKAELRPFSPARGTAAFRVGLVTGCVMNEMFTHVNTATVRVLNENGCDVVLPDTQTCCGALQVHSGERGAAESLARRNIDAFEQSEVDAVIINAAGCGAQLKEYGDLLAGDPDYHDRARVFADKVKDVHEFLAGIPVKEDMGPVRARVAYHDACHLAHGQRVREEPRDLLSLIPGLELVELEESDWCCGSAGIYNITHPAMADRLLARKMNHVRQAAPDVVATGNPGCILQIRHGINRDGEEIEVLHPVELLDRAYRLKREEEANTQLSVFDGA from the coding sequence ATGAGTACGCAGAACAGACTGGTAGACGAATACGACAAGTTTCTGGATTGCGTGCACTGCGGACTGTGTCTTCCCGCCTGTCCGACCTATACCGAACTCGGCGTGGAAATGGACTCCCCCCGCGGCCGCATCCACCTCATGCGGGCCTACGCAGACGGGCGTATCGAACTGACGGATCACTTCGAGACCCATATCAGCGGGTGCCTGGACTGCCGGGCCTGCGAAACGGCCTGTCCCGCAGGCGTCCACTACGGCAGCCTCGTGGAAGCAGCCCGGGCGGAGATCGTCGAAAAGCGGCCCCGGCCTTTCCTCGGCCGGTTGTTCCGAAACCTGGTGTTCGGACGGCTGCTGCCGTCGCGTTTCCTGCTCACCGTGGTTTTCCTGCCTGTACGCTGGTACCAGGCGCTTGGCTTACAAAAACTCGCGCGCAGGCTGGGTCTGACGAAATGGCTTCCTTCCCGATTGCGCGGCATGGAGGCCATGATGCCTGAAATGCCCAGCGCTTCGATGAAGGCGGAGCTTCGGCCGTTCTCTCCGGCGCGGGGGACGGCGGCCTTTCGCGTGGGCCTGGTTACGGGATGCGTGATGAACGAGATGTTTACCCACGTGAACACCGCGACGGTCCGCGTGTTGAACGAAAACGGATGCGACGTGGTCCTTCCCGATACCCAGACCTGCTGCGGCGCGCTGCAGGTACACAGCGGGGAGCGCGGGGCGGCCGAATCACTGGCCCGCAGGAACATCGATGCATTTGAGCAGTCGGAAGTGGATGCCGTCATCATCAACGCCGCGGGATGCGGCGCGCAGTTGAAGGAGTACGGCGACCTGCTGGCCGGGGACCCCGACTACCACGACCGTGCCCGCGTCTTTGCGGACAAGGTCAAAGACGTGCACGAGTTCCTCGCCGGGATACCCGTCAAGGAGGACATGGGGCCGGTCCGGGCACGGGTCGCCTATCACGACGCCTGCCACCTCGCCCACGGTCAGCGTGTCCGCGAAGAGCCCCGGGACCTGCTGAGCCTGATACCCGGCCTCGAACTCGTCGAACTGGAGGAATCGGACTGGTGCTGTGGCAGCGCCGGTATTTACAACATTACCCATCCCGCCATGGCGGACAGGCTGCTCGCGCGCAAGATGAACCACGTGAGGCAGGCTGCGCCGGACGTGGTGGCCACCGGCAATCCCGGCTGCATCCTGCAGATCCGGCACGGCATAAACCGGGACGGCGAGGAGATCGAGGTCCTTCACCCGGTTGAGCTTCTTGATCGGGCCTACCGCCTGAAACGCGAGGAAGAAGCGAACACTCAGTTGTCCGTATTTGACGGAGCGTAG
- a CDS encoding dihydrodipicolinate synthase family protein, with protein MSAFEGILPAIITPMHSDGSFNEEAFRQVMEFNIEAGVHGFWIAGGTGESILLSDEENMRIASAAADQARGRINNIMHVGAATTERAARLAEHAAGAGVEAICCVPPFFYGRTDEAIAEHYRVVAAAADLPLFVYNLPQSTGVEITPALLRRIQDRVPQLTGLKHSSQVFANVRHFSAMGLKCLVGNHQLMLPALTIGATGCVDGPPIITPEYWVEIWKAYLAGDLGRAESAQDRASGVWASLGACGGEFHSVAKAALSERLGIECGTARPPGRPLSKEQRDALRGTMAELGLV; from the coding sequence ATGTCCGCGTTTGAAGGTATCCTGCCCGCCATCATCACCCCGATGCACAGTGACGGCAGTTTCAATGAAGAGGCGTTCCGCCAGGTCATGGAATTTAACATCGAGGCCGGTGTCCATGGATTCTGGATTGCGGGCGGGACGGGAGAAAGCATACTGCTCAGCGACGAGGAAAACATGCGGATCGCTTCGGCGGCGGCGGACCAGGCCCGGGGCCGGATAAACAATATCATGCATGTCGGCGCCGCGACCACGGAAAGGGCGGCCCGGCTGGCCGAACATGCCGCGGGCGCCGGGGTGGAGGCCATCTGCTGCGTGCCGCCTTTTTTCTACGGCCGGACCGACGAAGCCATCGCCGAACACTATCGCGTCGTGGCGGCCGCGGCGGACCTTCCCCTGTTCGTCTACAACCTGCCCCAGTCCACGGGCGTCGAGATCACACCCGCACTGTTGCGGAGGATCCAGGACCGGGTCCCGCAGCTGACCGGACTCAAACACTCGTCCCAGGTCTTTGCCAACGTGCGCCACTTCTCGGCTATGGGACTGAAATGCCTGGTAGGCAACCACCAATTGATGCTCCCGGCCCTGACGATCGGCGCTACGGGCTGTGTGGACGGACCGCCGATTATCACGCCGGAATACTGGGTGGAAATCTGGAAGGCCTACCTTGCGGGGGATCTCGGACGGGCCGAATCCGCGCAGGACCGGGCAAGCGGGGTGTGGGCGTCCCTGGGCGCGTGCGGCGGCGAGTTCCATTCGGTGGCCAAGGCGGCGCTCAGCGAGCGGCTGGGCATCGAATGCGGGACGGCGCGGCCGCCGGGAAGACCCCTGTCGAAGGAACAGCGGGACGCTCTGCGCGGGACCATGGCCGAACTCGGTCTCGTGTAA
- a CDS encoding isocitrate/isopropylmalate family dehydrogenase, translated as MSIYEIAVIGGDGVGPEVIEEGIKTLDALGNPAFRFTRFDWSSERYKRTGRFIPEGGLDRLADFDAIFFGAVGDEEVQDHITLNNLILPIRRRFDQYACVRPAFLYAGVQSPLAGKGAGDIDLVVIRENTEGEYADIGGRVYHQTDQEVAVQTSVFTRHGTERIIRYAFEEARRRDGRRKVTSITKSNAQGHGMVFWDEVFDGVKAEYGDVETESLLIDAAAMDFVRRPQDFDVVVASNLFGDILTDISAITVGSMGLAPSANLNPERTHPSMFEPVHGSAFELIGKSQVNPIATILAAAMMVEFLGEEKAGAAIREAVSENLAEGRMRTPDIGGGSSTVEVGDDIVGRLSK; from the coding sequence ATGTCAATTTATGAAATCGCAGTGATCGGCGGAGACGGCGTCGGTCCGGAAGTCATCGAGGAAGGCATCAAGACACTCGACGCCCTGGGAAACCCGGCTTTTCGTTTCACCCGTTTCGACTGGAGTTCCGAACGCTACAAGCGGACGGGTAGGTTCATTCCCGAGGGCGGGCTGGACCGGCTCGCGGACTTCGACGCCATATTCTTCGGCGCGGTCGGCGACGAGGAGGTGCAGGACCACATCACCTTGAACAACCTGATTCTCCCGATTCGGCGCAGATTCGACCAGTATGCCTGCGTCCGGCCCGCCTTCCTGTACGCGGGCGTGCAGTCCCCCCTGGCTGGAAAGGGGGCCGGAGACATCGACCTGGTGGTCATCCGGGAGAATACCGAAGGGGAATACGCTGATATCGGGGGACGGGTGTATCACCAGACCGACCAGGAAGTCGCGGTCCAGACCTCCGTCTTCACGCGGCACGGTACCGAGCGCATCATCCGCTATGCCTTCGAAGAAGCGCGGCGCCGCGACGGTCGGCGCAAGGTCACGTCCATCACGAAGTCGAACGCCCAGGGCCATGGAATGGTTTTCTGGGACGAAGTATTCGATGGCGTGAAAGCGGAGTACGGGGACGTCGAGACCGAGTCCCTCCTCATCGACGCGGCGGCCATGGATTTCGTGCGCCGGCCCCAGGATTTCGACGTGGTGGTTGCCTCGAACCTCTTCGGCGATATCCTGACCGATATCTCGGCGATCACCGTGGGCAGCATGGGCCTCGCGCCCAGCGCGAACCTGAACCCCGAACGGACTCATCCTTCCATGTTCGAGCCGGTCCACGGCTCCGCCTTCGAACTCATCGGCAAAAGCCAGGTCAATCCCATCGCCACGATCCTCGCGGCAGCCATGATGGTCGAGTTTCTGGGTGAAGAAAAGGCCGGAGCGGCCATTCGCGAAGCCGTATCGGAGAACCTCGCCGAGGGGCGGATGCGCACGCCCGACATCGGGGGCGGGTCGAGTACCGTGGAAGTGGGCGACGACATCGTCGGGCGGCTGTCGAAATGA